The stretch of DNA GTCGCTCTACGCCCTGTTCCTCGGAACGGCCGGAATGCCGGGCATGACCCACGGCTTCGAGTGGGCCGTCGCGCCGAGTGACGGAGCCGGAAATATCTACCTCGAGGTCGCCGCCGGCGTGACCATGTTCGTGCTCGCCGGGCGCTACGTCGAGAAGCGCTCGAAGCGGCAGGCCGGGGCCGCGCTGCGTGCTCTGCTCGGACTCGGCGCGAAGGATGTGGCGGTGCTGCGCGGAGGCGTCGAGACGCGCATTCCCGCCGACCAGCTCGTCGTCGGCGACGAGTTCGTGGTGCGTCCGGGCGAGAAGATCGCCACCGACGGTGTGGTCATCGACGGCCGCTCGGCCGTGGACGCGAGCATGCTCACCGGGGAGTCGGTTCCGGTCGAGGTTGCGACGGGTGATTCGGTCACGGGGGCGACGGTCAATGCCGGCGGACGCCTCGTCGTGCGTGCCACGCGGGTCGGCACCGACACGCAGTTGGCCCAGATCGCACGCCTGGTTGAAGAGGCGCAGTCGGGCAAGGCCGATGTGCAGCGTCTCGCCGACCGAATATCGGGCGTGTTCGTGCCCGTCGTCTTCGTACTTGCCGTGGTCGTGCTCGGTGCCTGGATCCTGCTCGGCTTCCCGCTCGCTTCCGCGTTCACGGCCGCCGTCGCCGTGCTGATCATTGCCTGCCCGTGTGCGCTGGGTTTGGCCACGCCGACCGCGCTGCTCGTGGGAACCGGCCGGGGTGCCCAACTCGGCATCCTGATCAAGGGACCCGAGATTCTCGAGTCCACCCGCATCGTCGACACCATCGTGCTCGACAAGACCGGCACCGTCACAACGGGAACGATGACCCTGCTCGACATCATTGCGGCCGAGGGCGTTGACGAGAACGAGCTGCTGCGTCTGGCCGGTGCGCTCGAAGACGCCTCGGAGCACCCGATCGGACAGGCGATCGCGCGGGGTGCCAGCCAGCGGGTCGGCGCGCTGCCAACGCCCGAATCGTTCGCCAACGTCGAGGGCACGGGCGTGCAGGGAATCGTCGAGCAGCACGCCGTGCTCGTCGGGCGTGAGTCCTTGCTGGCCGACTGGTCGATCACGCTGTCGTCTCGGCTCTCCGCGCGGAAGGCTGAAGCCGAGGCATCCGGACAGACGGCGGTTCTGGTCGCCTGGGATGGAGAGGCGCGTGGCGTGCTGGTCGTCGCCGACGCGGTCAAGGAGACGAGCGCCGAGGCCATCGCCCAGCTGAAGGCGTTGGGGCTGAACCCGGTGCTGCTCACGGGCGACAACCGTGCAGTCGCCGAGCATGTCGCAGCCCAGGTCGGCATCACGGAGGTCATCGCCGAGGTCATGCCCGCCGACAAGGTGGCGGTGATCAGACGACTGCAGGCCGAGGGCAAGACCGTGGCGATGGTCGGAGACGGCGTGAACGACGCCGCGGCCCTCGCGCAGGCCGACCTGGGCCTGGCGATGGGCACGGGCACGGATGCCGCGATCGAGGCCGCCGACATCACCCTCGTGCGGGGCGACCTGCGTTCGGCGGCTGACGCCATCCGTTTGGCCCGCAGAACCCTCGGCACGATCAAGGTCAATCTGTTTTGGGCCTTCGCCTACAACGTGGCGGCGATTCCGCTGGCCGCCCTCGGGCTGTTGAACCCCATGCTGGCCGGAGCGGCGATGGCCTTCTCGAGCGTGTTCGTGGTGAGCAACAGCCTGAGGCTGCGTGGGTTCACGACGCGCGGGTCTCGACGGGCTCGACCAACGAGAATCCGTTGATCGAGCGTGTCGAGATCACCTGACAGGTGCGTCGTGCGCGCGGTCACGCGGTGTAGACGGTCACCCCACCGAGAATCGTCTCGAGCACGGGAATGTCTGCGATGCTGCCGGCCGGTTCGGCGGTCGGGTCGACGGCGAGCGGTGACGAACCCAGCACCACGAAGTCGGCGAGCTTGCCGGGCTCGATCGAGCCGACCTCATGGTCGGAGAAGAGTTGGAAGGCGCTGTCGATGGTCTCGGCGCGCAGAGCCTGCGCCACGGTGATGCGTTCCTCGGGCGCGAGCAGCCGACCCGACTTGCTGCGCCGCGTGGCCGCGATCTCGATGTTGCGTAGTGGTTCGGGTGGAGTGACCGAGCCGTCATTGTGGAACGAGATCCGCAGTCCGGCGGCCAGCGCCGAACCGGCCCGCGCCCAGGGAGCGCCATGCTCGGTGCCGAACAGATCGTCGACGAGCACATCGCCCC from Leifsonia psychrotolerans encodes:
- a CDS encoding heavy metal translocating P-type ATPase, which gives rise to MASLSPAIELEIGGMTCASCALRIEKKLNKLDGVTATVNYATEKAAVTAPAGFDLQTLIDEVEKTGYTAVLPTPKTDAAASAADTTPPADPELASLRQRLIGSVVLAVPVILLAMIPALQFTYWQWASLALAAPVILWGAWPFHRAAWTNLRHGAATMDTLVSVGTLAAFLWSLYALFLGTAGMPGMTHGFEWAVAPSDGAGNIYLEVAAGVTMFVLAGRYVEKRSKRQAGAALRALLGLGAKDVAVLRGGVETRIPADQLVVGDEFVVRPGEKIATDGVVIDGRSAVDASMLTGESVPVEVATGDSVTGATVNAGGRLVVRATRVGTDTQLAQIARLVEEAQSGKADVQRLADRISGVFVPVVFVLAVVVLGAWILLGFPLASAFTAAVAVLIIACPCALGLATPTALLVGTGRGAQLGILIKGPEILESTRIVDTIVLDKTGTVTTGTMTLLDIIAAEGVDENELLRLAGALEDASEHPIGQAIARGASQRVGALPTPESFANVEGTGVQGIVEQHAVLVGRESLLADWSITLSSRLSARKAEAEASGQTAVLVAWDGEARGVLVVADAVKETSAEAIAQLKALGLNPVLLTGDNRAVAEHVAAQVGITEVIAEVMPADKVAVIRRLQAEGKTVAMVGDGVNDAAALAQADLGLAMGTGTDAAIEAADITLVRGDLRSAADAIRLARRTLGTIKVNLFWAFAYNVAAIPLAALGLLNPMLAGAAMAFSSVFVVSNSLRLRGFTTRGSRRARPTRIR